The genome window TTTAATTAGTTAGGTTTTTATTTTGCCCAGTGTGAAACAAATTTACATGATCCAGGCtattttctatattctatatgtaaaaattttaCTAACTGTACAAAAAAAATGGGTATTCTTAGAAGCCACATACAGACAACTAGGAATATTCTGTGCTAAGATGCTGAATGAAGAGAGATCACGGAATTCTTTCACTACACATTTGAAAAAGGTGTGTACAAGTcagcaagaacaaaacaaaacattttcttaacaCATGAGCATACAAAACTGTGTCTTGAAAAAATGAAGCTCTTAGGGAAGGGCAAGTAGTCATTAGGAAAAGGCAATGAAAACTCATGGATACTACATTATAACAATTATATAATGTTGATACAAttgtcaacattaaaaaaaaattgtgtgataaaaaagtaaatgagaatAATGGTAATTATCTACTACTGCCAAagcaaaaagaggaaggaaagggacaaagaatggaataaacaaatgaacttcCAAAAATACATTCTGGAAATACGGTAAGTATTTCATTCTGGAAAATACCAGCAACAGCAATAggaacaaatggaagaaaattacaCACAAGCAGTACCATCCATTTAAGTGTAGTGAATAAGTACCCAGGCCTCGTAAGCCAGAGTGATGAGGTTGAATGCCAGCTCCAGTGTGATCTTAGACAAATggcttaatatttttattttgtatttttctcatgtCTAATATGAGGATGATAATaaagttttcctctaagatttttatttttttattatttttttaagattttatttatttgacagagagagagatcacagtaagcagagaggcatcagagagagggggaagcaggctccccgctgaacagagagcccaatgtggggctcgatcccaggaccctgggatcatgacctgagctgaaggcagaggctttaatccactgagccactcaggcgccccttctctAAGATTTTTGTAGGAAAATGAAACATGTTGTAAAGTGCCTGGAAGACCTTCAGTGCTTATTAAAATCTAGTGAATCATATTTTGTCTTTAGAAatgcttaagaaagaaagaattagaagaGAAATGCAGtggataaattaatttaaaaataaggcatcaaaaataaaatagcatatcaaaggaaaaaaaatggattttgtgGAGCTAAgaatagaaaatgagcaaaacaaaaacaaaaacaaaatacaagaacaaaaatacaCCAGAACAAAACACTAATACCTTTACAGCATTAGTTTATTAAACATAACAAAGAATATGGAAGTTATGGCTGCAACTCAGTTGGTGACAGAGATGAAGCTTCCAGAAAATAATCCAAGTGAACACAGTGGGAAATATCTGCCactaaaatacttagaaaagacAAACTCAGTGGACAACATTTCAAAGGAACATGATGGGATCTGTGAAGTAAAAAGTTAACagaaatgaacaggaaaaaaaaattcctcaaataCTTACTAATAAGAAaactactgaaattaaaaaaaaaaaaaacaatagtatgGATTAAAAAGGTTGCACAGTATCTCAGGAAATTTGATAGAAACTGATTAACAGAGATtgcctttaaaattctgaaattcaggggcgcctggatggctcagtgggttaggcctctgccttcagctcgggtcatgatctcagggtcctgggatcgacccccgggtcgggctctctgctcagcggtgagcctgcttccccctctctctgactgcctctctgcctacttgtgacctctctctctctgtcgaataaataaataaaatctttaaaaaaattctgaaattcaggaataaaaaaagaattttgtaagTTTTTAGACATTAAGCTCACTTTCCTTTCGAAGGGGAAACAGTCCTCAGACTTCTACAGAAGAATATCTAATGCTGTAAGATAATGAATTAATAGATAAAAAGTTCTGAGGTGTAATCTGAGagcttatatataaaatttttctctcAACTAGAGGAAGTCAGAGTGTTCAGACAGATAGAAGCTCAGTTAGATGACACCTACGATCACTTATgagagaaaccaaaaacaaatgaaatcctGATTACCAGAATATGAATGAATAAGATTTTGTTAAAAAGGGGGagttgaggggcccctgggtggttcagtcggttgagcagctgccttcagctcaggtcatgatcccagggtcctgggaatgatgCCCACAATagggctctctattcagtgggaagcctgcttctccttctccctctgcttgctgctttgcctacttgtactctctatctctctgtcaaataaataaataaaatcttaaaataaataaataaaaaataaaaaggagtggattagattaaatatatatatatgatgtgtgtgtgtttgtgtgtatgtttatagataaactttttttgttttttattttttataaacatataatatatttttatccccaggggtacaggtatgtgaatttccaggtttacacacttcacagcactcaccaaagcacataccctccccaatgtccataaccccaccccccttctcccagcccccctccccccagcaaccctcagtttgttttgtgagattaagagtcacttatggtttgtctccctcccaatcctatcttgtttcatttattcttctcctaccccttaagcccccatgttgcatcaccacttcctcatatcagggagatcatatgacagttgtctttctccgcttgacttatctcgctaagcatgatacgctctagttccatccacgttgtcacaaatggcaagatttcatttcttttgatggctgcatagtattccattgtgtatatataccacatcttcttgatccattcatctgttgatggacatctaggttctttccatagtttggctattgtggacattgctgctagaaacattcgggtgcacgtgccccttcggatcactacgtttgtatctttagggtaaatacccagtagtgcaattgctgggtcatagggcagttctattttcaccattttgaggaacctccgtgctgttttccagagtggttgcaccagcttgcattcccaccaacagtgtaggagggttcccctttctccgcatcctcgccagcatctgtcatttcctgacttggtgattttcgccattctgactggtgtgaggtgatatctcattgtggttttgatttgtatttccctgatgccgattGATGTGgtgcactttttcatgtgcctgttggccatctggatgtcttctttgcagaaatgtctgttcatgtcctctgcccatttcttgattggattatttgttctttgggtgttgagtttgctaagttctttatagattttggacactagccctttatctgatatgttgtttgcaaatatcttctcccattctgtcagctgtcttttggttttgtttttttaaacaaaacctaTCCCTTCATATATAATTGACAGGACTTTATCAGAAGGTGAAATAGAGGGTGACTGTTATAAGCTTACACAATGTAACAATAACaagagcaataataataataataatcatataataaCAAATTCAAAATTGTGAGTTAGGGGGAGAAACCAAAAGGGAtataaataaactgtttttttatcttttgtatttagAAGTCATTACATACTACTTAAATTTGATATAATTTCAAAGAACAGTGAGCTGAGTGTTTTAACTGTGTTCTATGGTCCCCTCACTtaaatattgaattaaaaaaaaaccttcataatTTTCTCTTCCAAGACAAAGATTTAAAAGACATGAAAGTGATTATAggtaataatactgtattataatttgaaatttgctgagacAGTAGATTttaagtgtcctttttttttttttttttacattttaaactttttatttgcgTATTTAAAAATTGTGCATTCCAATACTTAAaatcattcaaagaaaaaaatggcactCTGACTAAACTGCAGTTTACCGCCCGGCAAAACACCTAGGACCAGCTTAGTTTTTACTAGTTGTGTCCCACCCAGCTTCTTCCTTCGCTGGCATACAAGTTATTTTCCTTCCCCTGCCGATGTATAGGAGGTTTGGCTTCCCAGTCAGTAGTTCAGATTCTGTGATAAGAACGAGGGACCACAGTCATTTAAACTTGATCCAACCTCTTTGCATCTTAAAAGTTAAacagctaaaaagaaataaggcaaTGCTTGTGGAATGTATAGTGCGTATCAGCGGCGCCCGCCTCATTATGATTCGCCCGCTTGCTTCTCCTGTTCAATCGTTTCTTTTGAAGGCAGTggatttttctcttgtgtttctgtcttcttcaatttcgaCTTATCGAATTTCTCAATCTCAGCCATATCGGGTTTGTCAGACAAGGTTGCAGAGGAAGCGGAGCGAGGTGCGCGAGCGAGAGAAGACCGGTCTGCCCAGGAGCCGCTGCCAAATCgattttaagtgttcttatcacatATACACAAAAGGTAGATATGTGAGGTGATGATATATTAATTAGCTTGAGAGTGGTTTACAATGTAAACACATATTAAAACATCATGTTGTGTACCTTAAGTaggtacaatttttattttcaattatacctcaataaacctggaaaaaaaaattttaaaaagactcaaggaattttatttcagtgaataAGAAGCTACTGAAGTATTTTCCTGCATAGAAGAAAAAGTACAATTTTAAAAgtgggaggcaaaaaaaaaaaaaaaagaaagaaagaaagaaagaaaaataccagttTTAAACAAAACTCTCTAGAGTTAGCAAAGCCTGTCTCCATTCTTTTAGCCTCACCTTTCTGAAAACTGATAATGTTGTAAGTCTTAGCTTTCCCTTACCTGTAACAGGAAAATGAGTCTCTAATGTAATTTCAGGCTTTTTGTGCTTATGGAGGGTTATTTTTTGAGCAAAGGAACAGCGTATGTATCTCATTGGCTATCACTTGCTTGGCCTTTGACGTTATTCCAAAGCTGCCACTTTCAAACTATAAATATATGATAGATGAATTTAATTTATTAGGATGAATTATTTTACTACAGAACCATAAATTTTCCTCTTAATACCTTTGTGATAAATTTGAATAACTTGTGCATTCATTATTATTCAGCTAGGAGAAAGAATTGTTTTAGAATTTTGAGATTTCAGTGAAGGCTCAACTTCAGAGGTGTCTTTGCAAGCCCTCAGTCTGGGATCATGGGGGAACAGAGCCATTTAAAATGTAAGGTTATAGTAAACTAATAGTTGgacaaaataatgtattttagaatTCTTCTCTGGCTGTAGTTACTGACCCCTTatgttacaggaaaaaaaaatgtatacatgtgtatttgtaaattcattacatttaaaaaatatttagttatttctttgaGATATTGGGAATACATAATTACGTGTTTATTTTCTTAGTAGCCTGTTTAAACCTAATATGACCATAGTGTTTTAAAAGCTTGAAGATCATCTCATATTATAAAACCTTTTCCAGTTTACTTGTAAttttttgggttaatttttaaacttaattttaggAATTATACCTCACAGAATTAGTTATAAAACCTTAATGAGAAAAGCACAGGTGTTTGTGTTcttgtttactttttgtttttatttccaaaaaaaaaaaagtaatttaaacagTATGCAAGGAAACATGTTGTTTATTAGATTCACCTGGCATAGACATCTGCTACCACATGGACCTCTGGGTTGTCTAGTCACCTGTGCCTGGCATGGCAGGCGCCTACATCTTTCATCACATCTTCCAAGTTGATCTGTCCACATCTGCAGTTTCTGTTAATATGTTACTCTTCCCACATAGAGTCGGGATGTTTTTAAGTTGAGGTTATGGGAATAAAAAGGTGGCTTTTTAGAGCTTTGGGTCTCAGAGCCCAAAAagtattgattttaatttttttctggaaaattaacTATCAGTGGTAGGTTGTTTTCACATTGTATAACCAAAGCATCAATAAGAGGGTAAAATGatcttgaattaaaaataaaagcattcacaTACTTCATATGCTTTTAGCTATCTACATTTCTCAGAGTAAATTTGAACattattcaaaatttaatatgttttgtatgtcttctgtgggaaatttacttataaaaatgacataatttgcattttattttctaacatattACACATTCCTTTAAGAAAGCCCATTTTAAACAATCCTTTTCAAAGGATAAaagcttttcagatttttttcttgtttgaaagACACTCAAAAGCTTTACCTTATGCACACAGCATTTTAATCTTGGTTGCAAAGGATTCTGCAAATTTAAAGcccctgctgttttttttttattgttatttttattatatatttttcttccctttgaagcATGTGAAATTGCAGGAGGtggaatatttaattttgacCATGAATTATTCagatatgtgtttttaaaattaacattagtTTAAATGGTTTAACATTTTCCTTTAGTGGTTCTTAGATTTTCTAATGCAACTCATAAAGCTACATTTCTTATGGTACAAAGCTTGATGAATTAGCAGCTACAAGCTATTGCAGGAAATAAACCCAGAACTTGCCTATAAATAACTGTCTAATTTTAATCTGATTTTCTAGCATCATATAAGGTACATCTGCATATAGTTTTATAGGGTATGTGATCATCTTGTCTATATTTTGGGGAGATGGTAGGAGAAAATGAATTCAATTAATCTCCTTAAAACATCCCTGCTCTAAGAAATCCTTTACCAGAAATTAATCCCTATATGgtcttttttaatcagaaaattgTGAAGTATAGTGACAATATGCCCTTCAGTAATTAACcctttcaattttatatttctccATTATCTTAGTATCAATAATTGAATATGTAAATAACAGTTTATAAATAATTGGTATGCCCTAACACAACACATGATGTTTTACACATTTTACTTACCATTAAACAGTGAGATAACTTCATTATTCAAAATACGAATGGagtttatacatttaaaaacaaataatgagtAGTAATTaaccagagaagaaaatataaaagttgtCCATGTAAAAGGAGCATAGCAGCAAAAATGCTGttgtctttatttcattattatgatTGAGAATAATTTGGAGTTACaagaggtcttttttttaaagacatttatttcagagagagagagagagagagcgtgagcgggGTGGGGATGTtggggaagaggagcagaaggagagggagaagcagactccccactgagcagggaacctgaggcagtgcttgaccccaggacccagggatcttggcctgaggcaaaggcagacattaccagctgagctacccaggtaccctacAAGGGGTCTTAAAGATCCTCTAGTTCAACCTGTTTTTATTATGGATGAACAGACAGAGTTAAGTTAATAGTACTACAAACTGAAACCAGCGTTAGGATCAGCGTTATATGACAAGTCAAATgatactaagaattttttttttttttttttttgctgctaaTAATTTGGTGAGAACCATGTGAAAAACCATTCTTAGATGATTACTTCTGTTAATTTACTGTAAACTAAAGTGGATGacctaggaaaaaaatgaacatgactGGAATTAATTTAGAACACTAATGAATGAACTATTCACCCTAAAGCAtgtatctaaaaaaacaaaacacaaaaataaagtacagAAATCAGTCTAAGAATGCTTTGACATACAAAGCTGTACATCTAGGTCTCTGAAAGCTGACATCTTGTACAACTATTAGTCAGTCATTCTTGAACTCTTTGAATACACCTGCCCTCTTTAATTGCCATTTGTTTTCTTGGAGTACAAAGGACTGGAGGACCTAGTTTCTGCCATCACGGAGCTAAAAGTCTTCCTGAGAAAAAGGATgcttaaatctaaaataaaaactcacaacCTGAGGCTTATATGGCCACGTAATTCTATGTCCTAGTCGATGTAATTtgttcaataaaaatttgaaaatggtGTAACTTGCTTTGAATGGAGCagtaagaaaaagtttaaaatttgagTAGCAATGAAATAGTGGATAATGGGAGAAGAAAGCTTTCTTGTGAGAAGGATGATATGAGTGGGGATACAGAAGGGAAATGTCTGTGTGATAATAGAGCATGTTGTGATGTGTTTAATAGGTCATtaataaaaagctattttttttaagattttatttatttatttgacagacagagatcacaagtaggcagagaggcaggcagagagagaggaggaagcaggctccccgctgagcagagagcccgatgcgggactcgatcccaggaccccaagatcatgacccgagccgaaggcagcggcttaacccactgagccacccaggcgccctataaaaAGCTATTTCAAGATTATATTTTATAGCATTGTGAATATTCTGTTAATAGTCTCAGGAttaattcttcatattttaaaaagatatcacagtttttaaaaaaaattttatttatttatatgagagagagagtgagagaaagcatgcgagaggagaaggtgggagggagaagcacactccccacagagctgggagcccgatgcaggactcaatccctggactccaggatcatgccctgagctgaaggcagtggcttaaccaactgaaccacccaggcacctgatattacagttttttttttgaattaagaaTTGATATGATGAATCATGTTTAAAATGCATTAATCTGATAATAGTATGTGGAGCTCAttagagaaatggaagaagactTCCTGTCTGTATGAATTTGACTACCCTAAATACCTCATATGAGTgcagtcatacagtatttgtcttttttgtgacTGGGTGATTTCACTTGGCATAGTGTCTTCAAGGTTCTtttatgtgtcagaatttccttatctttaagactgaataatatttcattatatatatatatatataatatataataataacaccCCCCCACAactttttgtttatccattcatctggggGTGGACACTGAGTTGTTCCTAACTTTGGCTTTTGAGAATAATGTTGTTGGGAACATAGTCTAGGGAGAGGGGTAAATGAGTTGTTCAGTGCAGCAGGGTTTTGGTTTTGCAAGATGGAAAGGGTTTTGCAAatgtgatgatggtgatgactgTGTAACGGTGTGAATGTACAGTGCTGgctaaacacttaaaaatggctaagatggtaaattttatgctttGTAATAATTTTACCACAGTTATCACAATTACAATTAAATCAATTACAATTAAatcaaacaaacatataaataaattttaaaaagtcaatcaaaaaagaagtaaaagaatagAGCAGATAACAAACTATTACAGTAGCTAAGACATGAGATAATAAGGAcccaatttttattaaaatacactattcattcacctattttttaaatacataatgtgTTGAAAATCTACTGATTTTTAAGTATTATACCAGATCAAACAGTACTCACTGGTGTAGTGTGTATGTGTTATGGGTGGTGTATGGTGAACATTATCAGATAATGCTATAAATTCTATGATGGAGTTATGTGTAGGCATAAAGACCCATAACTCACTGTCATTAGGAAGGTTTTTCTAGAAATGATGcttgaaggacaaaaaaaaaaccaaaccacccCAGTTGACAGAAATATTGGAAGCAGCAGGATTAGTATGTACAAAATACAGTATTGGAGAGTGCACATTGGGAAAACTACATGTGGTACAATGTGGTTGAAATAAAGTCCATAGTCAGCGAAATTGTAAGTCATGACATTGGAAACAGGTGTATTCCTTAAGAAGTATAATCAACCAAGATACTGCTCCACACAGTATTCTATCAGAAATAtaactcttatttttctttttaattaggtaatttattttgtgattaatggtttttaagaaatgtaatcaGGTCTGtattgaaaaaaatgtgaaataacagTGCAAATGAAGTGTATTTTATTGAGCACATTCATTCTAGCACTTTAATGGAAGATAATTTTCCATGGGTCTGTAGTAAATTTCCATGTCCTGTGAGCAAAGGTACTGTCTTTGTTACAGACtatattttcaagaatatttgtGTAGAGATTGGCCTTAGGAGAGACAGTGTCTCCCCTTGGAACAAAGGGAAGGTGTGGTTACTACCCATTGTGAAATATTTGAGTTTTTAAGTTTACACTTCTCTCCTACAATGCAATGCACTGCATGTACAGATGTCAACTGTCTccctttgcatttccctgaggaaatTTAGGTTCAGAAATGGCATTAGAAAATGCTCATACTCTAGACTTGCCTATAGCTGTGAGTGATAAAGTCCTTTGTTTCTTACCCAGGAGTCTTATGGTTTCTTTTAGCGTCCATGAAACTGTGCCTGAGAAGTTGTCAGCTTCTAAGTAAGGTAAAGTTTTAGACTCTTCATAGTTTTTGACAGTTTAGGTGATGAGGCTAAGATGCTGgcagatattttatttctgaaggagGATGGATATGGGTTGATTGATTAACAGGATTTGAGGAAAGTCTACAGGAATTGGTAGCAAACCTGTTGACCAGAGTAtatggtcaaccaggaaataagtGGTTCTTGACttcattgaattttaaaagaaggtaTTGAAATGGTGTTTGCAGATCGAATACTAGGAAGTAGATGTAAAGAGATCTTCTTGACAGTGAGAGGTTGGTTGCAGGCCTTCCTCTttacagggagaggaggaggatttTCTAGCCATTCTGGTTGTCAGGCTAAAACAACTAGAACCAAGATTTTTGCTGGATGGACAGAATTCCACCCCCTTTGAGAAGACAGTTACAGAatcttgcacacacacactgaaggTGAAGGTAGGAGAATTTGTGACTGCTATAGACAGAAACTAGGAAAATCAAAATAACACTGGCTAGTTTACTTGGGAAATGAGGGCCCTGGGAATACAATACTTATTACAGAATAATGACAACACTTGGTTGTTTTATGGCCCAATCCCTCTTGCAGTCTACGAACCTTAAATATATGCAGATGTGACAGTAGAAGGTCTCAGAGTAATTTTTTTAGTAGGTTCCAGAGGCTATAAGGAGCTTTGACTTGGTGAAATTTCTGAGATAGACTCCCATGGTAAACTATAGATGATGTATTGACTAGTATTCAGGCTCATACTGCCATGGATTGGATTTATAATGCTGATGAAGGTGACCCACTGGAGAAGGAGACACTAACCCccaaaattttagataaattctTGCTCTCATTTCTGCTACCCAAGATAACTCCCCTAGCCCTTATGATGAAACCAGGTGAGAACTTAAGAGATGTGTGTCAGTGGGGCAGTAAGTGATATGGATTAATGTGGACTCCGTAGAAAATTTGCTGCTCTAAGAGCCAAGCCCAAGGCAACCAAAGAAAGTGCCATGTTGGAGGCATTGTCATTTTGTACTCCTCATTTGGGAAAGAGTAAAAATTGTTAAAAACCCTTATGTTCCCTAGAGCACCGTATATGACCCTGATACTATATTATTGGTATAGAAGCCAGGAATTAATCGCCTCCCTTTTTGAAACACATGCATTATTGGGGTGGTCATAATTGACCTTCaggtatttaaagaaatactacCAGTAGATCATATAGCTATCAGATGACTGTAGAGATCGCTCCAAAACTAGGTTGTCTGTGGTACTGGTGGGTTTTCGCAGAGGAATAAGTGGCTCGTTATTAATGTGCATTCAGTGTGTAGTTATCCCAACAATGGGAATCACCAGTTCTAAAAAAATGGTACATTATTTCTCCCTGCCTTTAGTTGCAGTGATCAACAATATGACTTTGGCTCTTGAAGGCATTCACATTCAGGTTAGCCTCAATTTGCTGACCAGGATCATCATGGGTAATTGATTTGCTCTAGACTTTCTCCTTGTCTGTCAAGGCTGAGTCTGTGCAATGTTTAATACTTCTTGCTTTACCTGGGTTAATGTCTTGGGTGGAGTGGAAAGGTCAATACAGAAAGCTTCTTGTTTTTGTAAAGTCAGTCCCTTAATGACTTACAGGATTTGTTCAGCCATCTGGATCTGGGACCCAGGGGGAGACTTGGTTGAGTTCAAGTCAGTGTTATGTTTTTGTTCAGAGTCTTGTTGTTAGTCTAATTAAATGCTCTATAGGATGAATTGGATGGATTGGATTCCAGCCTTTGCCACTCAGATTAATCAGAGCAGCCAAAAGGGTGTTAAGATGATGGGGAAATTCTTCAAAAGTTAAGATGCTCTAGAAAAGAGTTGGGTATtgttaaacaaaaaaaccccattttATTCTCTGTGTATCTCTCATACTTTGGTACCTCCTATAAGCAGAAGCACTCACTGCCTTTATGCCAGaatatttttcaagaatgttTCATTGTGGACAGACTTGGAAGATACAGTGCCTTATTCTAAAACAAATGGCAGGTATACTTAGGCCCATTTTGAAAGATTGGTATGTTATTGGCACCCCTCTGACCAGTTTCATCTTATGTAATATAACCAAGTTCATGTGCACATATCACATGGATCTCTTTGTGTTGACTTGTGGGAATTGGTACTTAGGAAGTtatcacacacatacaaaatgctGACCCTAGCTATT of Mustela nigripes isolate SB6536 chromosome 1, MUSNIG.SB6536, whole genome shotgun sequence contains these proteins:
- the LOC132014019 gene encoding thymosin beta-4, which produces MAEIEKFDKSKLKKTETQEKNPLPSKETIEQEKQAGES